From Rhizobium sp. NZLR1, a single genomic window includes:
- the purQ gene encoding phosphoribosylformylglycinamidine synthase subunit PurQ, whose product MKSAVVQLPGLNRDRDMIAALTKISGKPPVTIWQTETEIPDVDLIVIPGGFSYGDYLRCGAIAARMPVMQAIIDKAAKGVKVLGVCNGFQILVEAGLLPGALMRNASLKFVCREIKLEVVNAETDFTRAYAQGQVIRCPVAHHDGNYFADEATLAQIEGNGQVVFRYAEGTNPNGSISDIAAVMNEKGNVLGMMPHPENLIEAAHGGSDGRGLFASALDVIAA is encoded by the coding sequence ATGAAATCAGCCGTCGTTCAACTTCCGGGCCTCAACCGCGACCGCGATATGATCGCCGCCTTGACCAAGATTTCCGGGAAGCCCCCGGTGACGATCTGGCAGACGGAGACTGAGATCCCCGATGTCGACCTGATCGTTATCCCCGGCGGCTTCTCCTATGGCGATTACCTGCGCTGCGGCGCTATCGCGGCCCGCATGCCGGTCATGCAGGCAATCATCGACAAGGCGGCAAAGGGCGTGAAGGTGCTCGGCGTCTGCAACGGCTTCCAGATCCTCGTCGAGGCCGGCCTGCTGCCTGGCGCGCTGATGCGCAATGCCTCGCTGAAATTCGTCTGCCGCGAGATCAAACTCGAAGTCGTCAATGCCGAGACGGATTTCACCCGTGCTTACGCGCAAGGCCAGGTCATCCGCTGCCCGGTCGCTCATCACGACGGTAATTACTTCGCCGACGAAGCAACGCTGGCTCAGATCGAAGGCAATGGTCAGGTGGTCTTCCGTTATGCCGAGGGCACCAATCCGAATGGCTCGATCAGCGACATCGCCGCGGTCATGAACGAAAAGGGCAACGTTCTCGGCATGATGCCGCATCCCGAGAACCTGATCGAAGCCGCCCATGGCGGTTCGGACGGCCGCGGCCTCTTCGCCTCGGCGCTCGACGTCATCGCCGCCTGA
- the purC gene encoding phosphoribosylaminoimidazolesuccinocarboxamide synthase — MNRRRRIYEGKAKILYEGPEPGTLIQFFKDDATAFNKKKHEVIDGKGVLNNRICEYIFSHLNKIGIPTHFIRRLNMREQLIKEVEMIPLEIVVRNVAAGSLAKRLGIDEGVVLPRSIIEFYYKSDALDDPMVSEEHITAFGWANPAELDDIMALAIRVNDFMTGLFLGVGIQLVDFKIECGRLFEGDMMRIILADEISPDSCRLWDIETHEKMDKDRFRRDLGGLLEAYSEVARRLGIINENEPVRGTGPVLVK, encoded by the coding sequence ATGAACCGTCGCCGCCGTATCTACGAGGGCAAGGCAAAGATCTTGTATGAGGGCCCGGAACCGGGCACTTTGATCCAGTTCTTCAAGGACGATGCCACCGCCTTCAACAAGAAGAAACACGAAGTCATCGATGGCAAGGGCGTCCTCAATAACCGCATCTGCGAATATATCTTCAGCCATCTGAACAAGATCGGCATCCCTACTCATTTCATCCGCCGGCTCAACATGCGCGAGCAGCTGATCAAGGAAGTAGAGATGATCCCGCTGGAGATCGTCGTGCGCAACGTCGCCGCCGGTTCGCTCGCCAAGCGCCTCGGGATCGATGAAGGCGTGGTACTGCCGCGCTCGATCATCGAATTCTATTACAAATCAGACGCGCTTGACGATCCGATGGTCTCCGAAGAGCACATCACCGCCTTCGGCTGGGCCAATCCGGCCGAGCTCGACGACATCATGGCGTTGGCCATCCGCGTCAACGACTTCATGACCGGCCTCTTCCTCGGCGTCGGCATCCAGCTCGTCGACTTCAAGATCGAATGCGGCCGCCTCTTCGAAGGCGATATGATGCGCATCATCCTTGCCGACGAAATCTCGCCGGACAGCTGCCGGCTCTGGGATATCGAGACCCACGAGAAGATGGATAAGGATCGTTTCCGCCGCGATCTCGGCGGGCTGCTCGAAGCCTATTCCGAAGTTGCCCGCCGTCTCGGCATCATCAATGAAAACGAGCCTGTGCGCGGCACCGGCCCGGTTCTGGTCAAGTAA
- a CDS encoding BolA family transcriptional regulator, translating into MAMKPGDIEDMIKAGIPGAKVTIRDLAGDGDHYAAEVVAEVFRGKSRVQQHQMVYEALKGNMGGVLHALALQTSAPE; encoded by the coding sequence ATGGCCATGAAACCCGGCGATATCGAAGACATGATCAAGGCTGGGATTCCCGGTGCCAAGGTGACGATCCGCGATCTGGCGGGCGACGGCGATCATTACGCCGCCGAAGTCGTCGCCGAAGTCTTCCGCGGCAAGAGCCGCGTGCAGCAGCACCAGATGGTCTACGAGGCGCTGAAGGGCAATATGGGCGGCGTGTTGCACGCGCTGGCGCTGCAGACCTCCGCGCCGGAATAG
- the grxD gene encoding Grx4 family monothiol glutaredoxin, translating into MSGINEFIANEIKSNDVVLFMKGTPQFPQCGFSGQVVQMLDYIGVDYKGVNVLADSEIRQGIKEYSNWPTIPQLYIKGEFVGGCDIVREMFQAGELQQHLQENGITVRGAA; encoded by the coding sequence ATGAGCGGCATTAACGAATTCATCGCCAACGAAATCAAGAGCAACGACGTCGTCCTCTTCATGAAGGGCACGCCGCAGTTTCCGCAGTGCGGTTTCTCCGGGCAGGTCGTGCAGATGCTCGATTACATCGGCGTCGACTACAAAGGCGTCAACGTGCTCGCCGATTCGGAGATCCGCCAAGGTATCAAGGAATATTCCAACTGGCCGACGATCCCGCAGCTTTACATAAAGGGTGAGTTCGTCGGCGGCTGTGACATCGTCCGGGAAATGTTCCAGGCCGGTGAGTTGCAGCAGCATCTCCAGGAAAACGGCATCACCGTGCGCGGCGCCGCCTGA
- the purL gene encoding phosphoribosylformylglycinamidine synthase subunit PurL: MTIPNTMPITPELIASHGLKPDEYQRILDLIGREPTFTELGIFSAMWNEHCSYKSSKKWLRTLPTTGPRVIQGPGENAGVVDIDDGDCVVFKMESHNHPSYIEPYQGAATGVGGILRDVFTMGARPIAAMNALRFGEPDHPKTRHLVSGVVSGVGGYGNSFGVPTVGGEVEFDARYNGNILVNAFAAGIAKSNAIFLSEAKGVGLPVVYLGAKTGRDGVGGATMASAEFDESIEEKRPTVQVGDPFTEKCLLEACLELMQTGAVIAIQDMGAAGLTCSAVEMGAKGDLGILLELDKVPVREEMMTAYEMMLSESQERMLMVLQPEKEAEAKAIFVKWGLDFAIVGKTTDDLRFRVMHQGEEVANLPIKDLGDQAPEYDRPWRESGKQAPLPANLVAAPEDYGQALLQLVGSANQSSRRWVYEQYDTLIQGNSLQLPGGDAGVVRVDGHPSKALAFSSDVTPRYVEADPFEGGKQAVAECWRNITATGAEPLAATDNLNFGNPEKPEIMGQFVEAVKGIGEACRALDFPIVSGNVSLYNETNGVAILPTPTIAGVGLLPDWRQMTRIGSANDGDKVIMIGVDGSHLGQSVYLRDVLASREGPAPEVDLFAERRNGDFVRSVIRNGQATACHDISSGGLAVALAEMAMASNKGLMIDLDEGKGAPHALLFGEDQARYILTVPADVANFVCANAEGAGVPFRRLGTVGGTALVVGDLIALPIQQLRDAHESWFPDFMEGRGELAAE; the protein is encoded by the coding sequence ATGACCATTCCAAACACCATGCCGATCACGCCGGAACTCATTGCAAGCCATGGCCTGAAACCGGACGAGTACCAGCGCATTCTCGATCTGATCGGCCGCGAACCGACTTTTACCGAACTCGGTATCTTCTCGGCCATGTGGAATGAGCACTGCTCCTACAAATCCTCGAAGAAGTGGCTGCGCACGTTGCCGACCACGGGGCCGCGCGTCATCCAGGGCCCGGGCGAAAATGCCGGCGTGGTCGATATCGATGATGGCGATTGCGTCGTCTTCAAGATGGAGAGCCACAACCACCCCTCCTATATCGAACCCTATCAGGGGGCCGCGACCGGCGTTGGCGGCATCCTGCGCGACGTCTTCACCATGGGTGCGCGCCCGATCGCCGCCATGAACGCGTTGCGCTTCGGCGAGCCGGATCACCCGAAGACCCGCCATCTGGTCTCCGGCGTCGTCTCCGGCGTCGGCGGCTACGGCAATTCCTTCGGCGTGCCGACCGTCGGCGGCGAAGTCGAGTTCGATGCCCGCTATAACGGTAACATCCTCGTCAACGCCTTTGCCGCCGGCATCGCCAAATCCAACGCCATTTTCCTGTCCGAGGCCAAGGGCGTCGGCCTTCCGGTCGTCTATCTCGGCGCCAAGACCGGCCGCGACGGCGTCGGCGGCGCGACGATGGCATCGGCCGAATTCGACGAATCGATCGAGGAAAAGCGCCCGACCGTTCAGGTCGGCGACCCCTTCACCGAAAAGTGCCTGCTCGAAGCCTGCCTTGAGCTGATGCAGACCGGCGCGGTCATCGCCATCCAGGACATGGGTGCGGCCGGCCTCACCTGCTCGGCCGTCGAAATGGGCGCCAAGGGCGATCTCGGCATCCTGCTCGAGCTCGACAAGGTGCCGGTGCGCGAAGAGATGATGACCGCCTACGAGATGATGCTGTCGGAAAGCCAGGAGCGCATGCTCATGGTGCTACAGCCGGAGAAGGAAGCGGAAGCCAAGGCGATCTTTGTCAAATGGGGCCTCGACTTTGCCATCGTCGGTAAAACGACAGACGACCTGCGCTTCCGCGTCATGCATCAGGGCGAGGAAGTCGCCAATCTGCCGATCAAGGATCTCGGCGACCAGGCGCCGGAATATGACCGCCCCTGGCGCGAATCCGGCAAGCAGGCTCCCCTGCCCGCTAATCTCGTCGCAGCCCCTGAGGATTACGGCCAGGCGCTGCTCCAGCTTGTCGGCTCCGCCAATCAGTCGAGCCGCCGCTGGGTCTACGAGCAGTACGACACGCTGATCCAGGGCAATTCGCTGCAGCTTCCGGGCGGCGATGCCGGTGTCGTGCGCGTCGACGGCCACCCGAGCAAGGCGCTCGCCTTCTCCTCCGACGTCACCCCGCGTTATGTCGAGGCCGATCCCTTCGAAGGCGGCAAGCAGGCAGTCGCCGAGTGCTGGCGCAACATCACCGCGACGGGTGCCGAGCCGCTCGCCGCCACCGACAATCTCAATTTTGGCAACCCCGAAAAGCCCGAAATCATGGGCCAGTTCGTCGAAGCGGTGAAGGGCATTGGCGAAGCCTGCCGCGCGCTCGACTTCCCGATCGTCTCAGGTAACGTCTCGCTCTACAACGAGACCAACGGCGTCGCCATCCTGCCGACCCCGACAATTGCGGGCGTCGGCCTGCTGCCGGATTGGCGCCAGATGACCCGCATCGGCTCCGCCAATGACGGCGACAAGGTGATCATGATCGGCGTCGACGGCAGCCACCTCGGCCAGTCGGTCTACCTCCGCGATGTGCTCGCCAGCCGCGAAGGTCCGGCACCCGAAGTGGATCTGTTTGCCGAGCGGCGCAACGGCGATTTTGTCCGCTCCGTCATCCGCAACGGCCAGGCGACCGCCTGCCACGATATTTCGTCGGGCGGCCTTGCTGTGGCGCTCGCCGAAATGGCCATGGCATCGAACAAGGGCCTGATGATCGATCTCGACGAAGGCAAAGGCGCGCCGCATGCGCTGCTCTTCGGCGAAGACCAGGCTCGCTACATCTTGACGGTGCCTGCCGACGTGGCAAATTTCGTCTGCGCCAATGCAGAAGGCGCCGGCGTTCCTTTCCGCCGCCTCGGCACGGTCGGCGGGACGGCGCTCGTCGTCGGCGATCTGATCGCGCTGCCGATTCAGCAATTGCGCGATGCCCATGAATCGTGGTTCCCTGATTTCATGGAAGGCCGCGGCGAACTCGCCGCGGAATGA
- a CDS encoding RNA 2'-phosphotransferase, translating to MTKTKLETEVSKFMSYVLRHAPDAAGLTLDAEGWVSLDALEKAVASKYDVSRADIVEIVENNPKKRFTLADNRIRANQGHSVEVDLALNPVEPPAALYHGTSLTNWQAIEREGLKKMQRHHVHLSADVETAKIVAMRRKGEYVILRVDAARMFSEGHSFFVSDNGVWLAESVPVQYLSPDAGTP from the coding sequence ATGACGAAAACAAAGCTGGAGACGGAAGTCTCGAAATTTATGAGCTATGTTTTGCGTCATGCGCCTGATGCCGCGGGTTTGACGCTCGATGCCGAAGGCTGGGTGTCGCTCGATGCGCTCGAAAAAGCGGTGGCATCGAAATACGATGTTTCCCGCGCCGATATTGTCGAGATCGTCGAAAACAATCCGAAGAAGCGCTTCACCCTCGCCGATAACAGAATTCGCGCCAATCAGGGTCATAGCGTCGAGGTCGATCTCGCCTTGAACCCGGTGGAACCGCCCGCAGCACTTTATCATGGCACGTCTCTGACGAACTGGCAGGCGATCGAGCGCGAAGGCTTGAAGAAGATGCAGCGGCACCACGTTCATCTGTCGGCGGATGTCGAAACCGCGAAAATCGTCGCAATGCGCCGCAAGGGTGAGTATGTCATCCTGCGTGTGGACGCGGCCCGCATGTTTTCAGAAGGCCATTCTTTCTTTGTCTCCGACAATGGGGTATGGCTCGCCGAAAGCGTTCCAGTTCAATATCTTTCGCCAGACGCGGGGACCCCATGA
- a CDS encoding metalloregulator ArsR/SmtB family transcription factor — protein MDTYEVSFPKIFGALSDPTRLAVVERLLDGPASVTDLSRPFDMAGPSFLKHLRVLENAGVIASSKSGRVRTVSLVPDSLMRVEHWVRQHRARLEERFDRLGNFLNQEQ, from the coding sequence ATGGATACCTATGAAGTGAGCTTCCCGAAGATTTTCGGGGCTTTGTCCGACCCGACCCGGCTCGCAGTCGTCGAAAGGCTCTTGGATGGACCTGCCTCGGTGACCGATCTGTCGCGGCCGTTCGATATGGCAGGCCCCTCGTTCCTGAAGCACCTCCGCGTACTCGAAAACGCGGGCGTCATCGCGTCAAGCAAATCCGGGCGAGTGAGAACGGTTAGCCTCGTACCAGACTCGCTGATGCGGGTGGAACATTGGGTCCGTCAACACCGCGCCCGGCTTGAGGAACGTTTCGACAGACTTGGCAACTTCCTAAATCAGGAGCAGTAA
- a CDS encoding SRPBCC domain-containing protein: MTKTEQEHRSITIERVFSNCVDHVWAAWAIPEKKKVWFGEGLAECDFREGGAERSSFVTDMGTHTNQTHYFEIKESKRIVFAYSMALNGRIHTVSLATVLFSDHGGGTKLTYVEQLCVIPPSDGAEGREHGWRALLDGLESYLAGDIQDRRSKISN; the protein is encoded by the coding sequence GTGACAAAAACAGAACAAGAGCACAGATCGATTACCATCGAACGCGTTTTTTCCAATTGCGTGGATCACGTCTGGGCGGCGTGGGCGATTCCCGAAAAGAAGAAAGTATGGTTCGGTGAAGGACTGGCGGAATGCGACTTTCGCGAGGGAGGAGCCGAGCGCAGCAGCTTTGTCACGGACATGGGAACCCACACCAACCAGACGCACTATTTCGAGATCAAGGAATCCAAGAGGATTGTGTTTGCCTATTCGATGGCCCTCAATGGTCGTATCCATACGGTGTCGCTGGCGACCGTGCTGTTCTCCGACCATGGCGGCGGGACGAAGCTGACTTACGTGGAACAGTTATGCGTCATCCCGCCGAGCGACGGCGCTGAAGGGCGAGAACACGGCTGGAGAGCGCTGCTGGATGGGCTGGAGAGCTATTTAGCCGGTGATATTCAAGACAGGCGTAGCAAAATTTCCAATTAA
- a CDS encoding PLP-dependent aminotransferase family protein → MTNWLPDLSRGSGPVYLRLADSIETAIASGALPAGSKLPPQRNLAYDIGVTIGTIGRAYALVHERGLVAGEVGRGTYVLNRSETQPGEQTDPLTVSLGGTRVQDAPADKIRFDTTAAPDLGQGKIISGILAEIGEQHLAEISSYSRTFPRNWFEAGRLWLARGGWTPEAENIVPTLGAHAAAIAVIAAVSAPGDKIVFEDLTYTQVSRSARLLGRRTLTVESDELGVIPDDFERLCQQQHPKIAFLMPTVHNPTVAIMPYERRAAIAAIARKHGVWLIEDDLYGGMADDETPLLASLAPDRTFLVNGLSKSVAAGVRGGWVACPPHFAQRIRVTHKMITGGLPFILAETCARLVESGIAHEIRKQSVEELSRRVRLAREQLQGFDFTSHLHAPFLWLKLPEPWMSGTFKNAAFRDGVLVDDEDEFKAARGEKSYHRVRIGFSSPKTGQELISGLMILRRLLENGGSAYDGEI, encoded by the coding sequence ATGACAAATTGGCTTCCCGATCTCTCCCGCGGTTCCGGTCCGGTCTATCTCCGGCTTGCCGACAGCATCGAAACTGCCATCGCCAGCGGCGCCCTGCCCGCCGGCAGCAAATTGCCGCCGCAACGCAACCTCGCTTACGATATCGGGGTGACCATCGGCACGATCGGCCGCGCCTATGCATTGGTGCACGAGCGCGGCCTGGTCGCAGGCGAGGTCGGGCGCGGCACTTATGTGCTGAACCGTTCAGAAACCCAGCCTGGGGAACAGACCGACCCGCTGACTGTCTCGCTTGGCGGCACCCGCGTCCAGGACGCGCCTGCAGACAAGATCCGCTTTGATACCACTGCCGCCCCGGACCTTGGCCAGGGAAAGATCATATCCGGCATCCTCGCCGAAATCGGTGAGCAGCATCTCGCCGAGATTTCATCCTATTCCCGCACTTTTCCGCGCAACTGGTTTGAAGCCGGCCGCCTCTGGCTTGCCCGCGGCGGCTGGACGCCGGAGGCCGAAAACATCGTGCCGACACTCGGCGCTCATGCGGCGGCGATCGCCGTCATCGCCGCCGTCTCGGCGCCGGGCGACAAGATCGTCTTTGAGGATCTCACTTACACCCAGGTCAGCCGCAGCGCCCGCCTTCTCGGCCGCCGCACGCTGACTGTCGAGTCCGATGAACTCGGCGTGATCCCGGACGATTTCGAGCGGCTCTGCCAGCAGCAGCATCCGAAGATCGCCTTCCTGATGCCGACCGTCCACAATCCCACCGTGGCGATCATGCCCTACGAGCGGCGCGCGGCAATCGCCGCAATCGCCAGGAAACACGGCGTTTGGCTGATCGAAGACGATCTCTACGGCGGCATGGCCGACGATGAGACGCCACTGCTCGCCTCGCTTGCCCCCGATCGAACGTTCCTCGTCAACGGCTTGTCGAAATCGGTGGCCGCTGGTGTGCGCGGCGGCTGGGTCGCATGCCCGCCACATTTTGCCCAGCGCATCCGGGTGACGCACAAGATGATCACCGGTGGTCTGCCCTTCATCCTGGCGGAGACCTGCGCGCGCCTCGTTGAAAGCGGTATCGCCCACGAGATCCGCAAGCAGAGCGTCGAGGAACTCTCCCGGCGCGTCCGGCTTGCCCGGGAGCAATTGCAGGGCTTCGATTTCACGTCGCACCTGCACGCGCCCTTCCTCTGGCTGAAATTGCCGGAGCCCTGGATGTCGGGCACCTTCAAGAATGCCGCCTTCCGAGACGGCGTGCTCGTCGACGACGAGGACGAGTTCAAGGCAGCCCGCGGGGAGAAATCCTATCATCGCGTTCGCATCGGTTTTTCCTCGCCGAAGACGGGGCAGGAACTGATCTCCGGCCTGATGATCCTGCGCCGGCTGCTGGAAAATGGCGGTTCCGCCTATGACGGTGAAATATGA
- a CDS encoding c-type cytochrome, whose product MKRILKIVLAAVVAICLIAVAGVYALSEMRLSRTYDIAASDFAVKTTLSPEEAERRARTLMCGGCHHDAGNVLIDEPGVGRIVAPNLTRLVPMYSDAELVRLIRHGVKKDGTGVLIMPAGNFANITDDDMAALIAWLRTLKQLPDAVAGGTQWGPLGRVGLALDKIPFEADLVLAVIAPAATRPADIGEYAFRTDCSHCHNLDTAKQSEAFLAPALKPLAQSYSAADFKNLLRTGKGVGGRDLGVMTQVSQWDFKYFTDTEIEQIQAYLTHQP is encoded by the coding sequence GTGAAACGTATTTTGAAAATTGTCCTCGCGGCCGTTGTCGCGATCTGTCTCATCGCCGTCGCCGGCGTCTACGCCCTGTCGGAGATGCGCCTTTCCAGAACCTACGATATCGCGGCCTCCGATTTTGCCGTCAAGACGACGCTGTCCCCGGAAGAGGCCGAACGCCGCGCCCGCACGCTGATGTGCGGCGGCTGCCATCACGATGCCGGCAACGTGCTGATCGACGAGCCCGGCGTCGGTCGCATCGTCGCGCCGAACCTGACCCGCCTAGTGCCCATGTACAGCGATGCCGAGCTCGTGCGTCTCATTCGCCACGGCGTCAAGAAGGACGGCACCGGCGTCTTGATCATGCCGGCTGGTAATTTCGCCAATATTACTGACGACGACATGGCAGCACTTATCGCCTGGCTTCGCACCCTGAAGCAACTTCCCGACGCCGTGGCGGGAGGAACACAATGGGGGCCGCTCGGCCGAGTGGGCCTGGCGCTCGACAAGATCCCCTTCGAGGCAGATCTGGTGCTTGCCGTCATCGCCCCCGCCGCCACGCGCCCGGCCGATATCGGTGAATATGCCTTTAGGACCGATTGCAGCCACTGCCACAATCTCGATACGGCGAAACAGTCCGAAGCCTTTCTTGCCCCGGCGCTGAAGCCCCTGGCACAATCCTATTCGGCTGCCGATTTCAAGAACCTGCTGCGCACCGGAAAGGGTGTCGGAGGCCGTGACCTCGGCGTGATGACCCAGGTTTCGCAGTGGGATTTCAAATATTTCACCGATACTGAAATCGAACAGATTCAGGCTTATCTCACCCACCAACCGTAA
- a CDS encoding DUF1127 domain-containing protein — protein sequence MSALLEIKMPIVPIVSYDDRRQIVLPDAPAEATTRLGRIWAAILFWNQKREGRRALRNLTASELKDIGVSQSDAAREVGKSFFWD from the coding sequence ATGTCTGCCTTGCTTGAGATCAAAATGCCGATTGTACCGATTGTCTCTTACGACGATAGGAGACAGATCGTCCTGCCCGACGCGCCTGCCGAGGCGACGACACGTTTGGGGCGGATCTGGGCGGCGATTCTTTTTTGGAATCAGAAGCGGGAAGGCCGCCGGGCACTGAGAAATCTGACGGCGAGCGAACTCAAGGATATCGGCGTGTCGCAGTCCGATGCCGCGCGCGAAGTCGGCAAGTCGTTCTTCTGGGATTGA
- the purS gene encoding phosphoribosylformylglycinamidine synthase subunit PurS: MIKARVTVTLKNGVLDPQGKAIEGALGALGFSGVGHVRQGKVFDLELESADKAKAEADLKAMCEKLLANTVIENYAIAID, translated from the coding sequence GTGATCAAGGCTCGTGTCACCGTCACGCTGAAAAACGGCGTTCTCGATCCGCAGGGGAAGGCAATCGAAGGCGCGCTTGGTGCCCTCGGCTTCTCGGGCGTCGGCCATGTAAGACAGGGCAAGGTCTTCGACCTGGAGCTGGAAAGCGCCGACAAGGCCAAGGCAGAGGCCGACCTCAAGGCCATGTGCGAAAAACTGCTCGCCAACACGGTAATCGAGAACTACGCGATCGCGATCGACTGA
- a CDS encoding multidrug effflux MFS transporter: MGKREFIALAAFLMAVNSLAIDIMLPALQQIGASLGVESENHRQFVVSTYLLGFGCAQLFYGPLSDRFGRRTPLLIGLVIYILSAISIVFVPTFAGLLALRFVQGVGSAATRVITVSIVRDIYGGRQMAEVMSLIMMVFMIVPVIAPGTGQIVMFFGNWHLIFLFIAAMATGIAVWAYLRLPETLHPTNVRPFTARSIFGAFKLVLTNRTALCYTIASTFIFGALFGFINSAQQVYVGIYDLGVYFPFAFAGVAIFMSLSSFFNSRFVGKLGMRRLSHGSLIGFIAINTIWLIVQMVSSEPMPFALFISFFGLAMFQFGWIGSNFNSLAMEPLGHVAGTASSVLGFMSTVGGALIGAGIGQAFDGTALPMVAGYFFVSIIGLVFVLIAEKGRLFQQQNPAV; the protein is encoded by the coding sequence ATGGGCAAGCGAGAATTTATCGCGCTCGCCGCCTTCCTGATGGCCGTCAACTCTCTGGCGATCGATATCATGCTGCCGGCCTTGCAGCAGATCGGCGCGAGCCTCGGCGTCGAGAGCGAAAATCATCGCCAATTCGTCGTCTCCACCTATCTGCTCGGTTTCGGCTGTGCCCAGCTGTTCTACGGGCCGCTGTCTGACCGTTTCGGCCGCCGTACGCCGCTCTTGATCGGTCTCGTCATCTACATTCTCTCCGCCATCAGTATCGTCTTCGTCCCCACCTTCGCCGGCTTGCTCGCCCTGCGCTTTGTCCAGGGCGTCGGTTCGGCGGCAACCCGCGTCATCACAGTCTCCATTGTCCGCGATATCTATGGCGGCCGGCAGATGGCCGAAGTCATGTCGCTGATCATGATGGTCTTCATGATCGTGCCGGTGATTGCGCCCGGCACCGGCCAGATCGTCATGTTCTTCGGCAACTGGCATCTGATCTTCCTCTTCATCGCCGCCATGGCGACTGGTATCGCCGTCTGGGCCTATCTCCGTCTGCCGGAAACCCTGCACCCCACCAATGTCCGCCCCTTCACCGCCCGCTCGATCTTCGGCGCCTTCAAGCTGGTGCTGACCAATCGCACGGCGCTTTGCTACACCATCGCCAGCACCTTCATCTTCGGCGCGCTGTTCGGCTTCATCAATTCCGCCCAGCAAGTCTATGTCGGCATTTACGATCTCGGCGTCTATTTCCCCTTCGCCTTCGCCGGCGTGGCGATCTTCATGTCGCTGTCGTCCTTCTTCAATTCGCGCTTCGTCGGCAAACTCGGCATGCGCCGCCTGTCGCACGGCTCGCTCATCGGCTTCATCGCCATCAACACCATCTGGCTGATCGTCCAGATGGTGAGTTCCGAGCCGATGCCCTTTGCTCTGTTCATCTCCTTCTTCGGCCTTGCCATGTTCCAGTTCGGCTGGATCGGCTCGAACTTCAATTCGCTCGCCATGGAGCCGCTCGGCCACGTCGCCGGCACCGCCTCCTCCGTGCTCGGTTTCATGAGCACGGTCGGCGGCGCCCTGATCGGTGCCGGCATCGGTCAGGCCTTCGACGGCACCGCATTGCCGATGGTCGCGGGTTACTTTTTCGTGTCGATCATCGGCCTCGTCTTCGTGCTGATCGCCGAGAAGGGCCGCCTCTTCCAACAGCAGAACCCGGCCGTCTGA